One Pelobates fuscus isolate aPelFus1 chromosome 8, aPelFus1.pri, whole genome shotgun sequence genomic window carries:
- the TMEM198 gene encoding transmembrane protein 198 has product MTSTMQTLHFQLLPPDPGQDWPPPCEQEIERRYEVVPSVVCAMCCLFGIIYCFFGYRCFKAVMFLTGLMFGSVVIFMLCYKERVLDTQLSVEASVGIGLGIGVLCGLVTMLVRSVGLFMVGLLLGLLLAIATLIVMEQFYHPRTVWVPVALLLGIGMLFAVLTLQWQRFFTTLSTAVFGSAIMTVTVDYFIELFLLVQYVYQRMKVAPPQNVCWYSWVILGIWPVLSLLGVLVQWKVTAEGYSHTEVIISRQQRRVQLMKIKQREERKEKKKKNKRPHHHHAHPQHKAPHPPEPAFRRKPTPIRRFDGDVISPSYIQSFRDQQTGSSRSRMTGAHTVVDLDYDCGSRVPLTSGAASAVRV; this is encoded by the exons ATGACATCCACTATGCAAACGCTACACTTCCAGCTGCTACCCCCTGATCCGGGGCAGGACTGGCCTCCCCCATGTGAACAAGAAATAGAGAGGAGGTACGAGGTGGTTCCCTCGGTGGTTTGCGCCATGTGCTGTCTCTTTGGCATCATCTATTGTTTTTTTG GTTACCGCTGCTTCAAGGCCGTTATGTTTCTGACAGGTCTAATGTTTGGTTCTGTGGTCATCTTCATGTTGTGCTATAAAGAACGTGTCTTGGACACACAGTTGAGCGTGGAAGCCAGTGTCGGCATTGGTTTGGGCATTGGAGTCCTCTGTGGGCTGGTTACCATGCTGGTGAGAAGCGTAGGACTCTTCATGGTGGGCCTGCTGCTGGGATTGCTGCTTGCGATAGCCACCTTGATTGTCATGGAGCAGTTCTACCATCCACGCACAGTCTGGGTTCCCGTGGCTCTCCTGCTTGGAATTGGGATGCTGTTTGCTGTCCTGACCCTACAGTGGCAGCGTTTCTTCACTACGCTTTCCACCGCAGTCTTTGGCAGCGCCATTATGACAGTGACGGTTGATTATTTCATTGAATTGTTTTTactggtgcagtatgtgtatcaaCGCATGAAGGTGGCTCCTCCACAGAACGTCTGCTGGTACAGCTGGGTCATTCTTGGTATTTGGCCAGTCCTCAGTTTACTAGGAGTTCTTGTACAATGGAAAGTCACTGCAGAAGGCTACTCTCACACAGAGG TTATCATAAGCCGACAGCAGCGCCGGGTCCAACTGATGAAAATAAAGCAACGGGAGGAACGGAaggagaaaaagaagaaaaacaagagGCCACACCACCATCATGCCCACCCACAACATAAAGCTCCTCACCCGCCTGAGCCAGCCTTCCGCAGGAAACCTACTCCAATCAGGCGCTTTGATGGGGACGTGATTTCCCCG AGTTACATCCAGAGTTTCCGGGACCAGCAGACAGGATCCTCGAGAAGTCGCATGACTGGAGCGCACACTGTAGTGGATTTGGACTATGACTGCGGTTCCCGGGTCCCTCTGACTTCAGGAGCAGCATCTGCCGTACGGGTATAG